The following proteins are co-located in the Telopea speciosissima isolate NSW1024214 ecotype Mountain lineage chromosome 9, Tspe_v1, whole genome shotgun sequence genome:
- the LOC122639336 gene encoding 54S ribosomal protein L51, mitochondrial, whose protein sequence is MALRGVWQLQKLIVSYSDWGGSSRGIRAFMESHLPAFKENNPQLEVVTELIRGQHPHLKAFYKNKNERVVCVKNLTPEDVLLHATRLRNALGRKVVKLKTRHVTKHPSVQGTWTTDLKF, encoded by the exons ATGGCTCTCAGAGGTGTGTGGCAACTCCAAAAGTTGATTGTGAGCTACTCTGATTGGGGAGGAAGTAGTCGGGGTATCAG GGCATTTATGGAGTCTCATTTGCCAGCATTTAAAGAGAACAATCCTCAGCTAGAGGTTGTCACTGAACTCATTCGTGGTCAACATCCACATTTGAAGGCCTTCTACA AAAACAAGAATGAGCGTGTTGTATGCGTGAAGAATCTTACCCCAGAAGACGTACTCCTACACGCTACCAGGCTAAGGAATGCGTTAGGAAGGAAGGTGGTGAAACTGAAGACTAGGCATGTCACCAAACACCCAAGTGTGCAAGGTACATGGACAACTGACTTGAAATTTTGA